In the genome of Vicia villosa cultivar HV-30 ecotype Madison, WI linkage group LG7, Vvil1.0, whole genome shotgun sequence, one region contains:
- the LOC131615854 gene encoding GDSL esterase/lipase At4g10955-like: MANQVVEKGSDPRSLITSLHWRNFIDSQWKDANYKRRAIASLIQAVYLLEQDRQEKRTQENSLAPEFWIPLKYKLTQILIDERDGSIFGAIFEWDRLAALSEFKPFKPIGAPRAVLALRGTLIRVPTMRRDFVDGFRFVAWESLKDSVRFKVATYAVKSVCDKYGSRNVCIAGHSLGAGFGLQVGKELAKERVNVETHAFNPPSVSLAMSLGNIGEKAEYVLNRIKYILPSGIEAEVNNSVDETYIIRLKKMIPRLSCLMDTSLGIRNWVPHIYVNKNDWISYFYILSHGTKEEVADVEKLDPTIEQNEAKLFVVSMEDQKFLEAHGLKQWWSNDSNVELKHGNHNNKLISMQLKSLNASTPSQVVLFYYPRYVSLPTSCINIREASDYVWISILKCMPRHISGKAQINNDGDVSSGIGLVSWNWIPSLSGLKNTGYWVCKWIPRMYVGAEEKMVGKENMDPEDGQVTPKLLIFSKL, encoded by the exons ATGGCAAACCAGGTTGTAGAGAAAGGGTCTGATCCTCGTAGCTTGATCACATCCCTTCATTGGAGGAACTTCATCGATTCTCAATG GAAGGATGCAAATTATAAACGAAGAGCCATTGCAAGCCTTATACAGGCAGTGTACTTGCTTGAGCAAGATAGACAAGAGAAGAGAACTCAAGAAAATTCTCTAGCACCAGAATTTTGGATTCCCTTAAAGTATAAGCTTACACAAATACTGATTGATGAAAGAGATGGATCCATTTTTGGTGCAATATTTGAATGGGATCGGCTCGCAGCATTGTCTGAGTTCAAGCCATTTAAACCAATTGGTGCCCCGAGAGCTGTTTTAGCACTCAGAGGAACATTGATAAGAGTCCCTACAATGCGAAGAGATTTTGTAGATGGTTTCCGTTTTGTTGCTTGGGAAAGCTTGAAGGACTCTGTGAGGTTTAAAGTAGCTACATATGCGGTAAAATCGGTTTGTGATAAATATGGAAGCAGAAATGTATGCATTGCAGGGCATTCTTTAGGCGCTGGATTCGGTCTTCAGGTGGGAAAGGAATTGGCAAAGGAAAGAGTTAATGTGGAAACACATGCATTTAATCCTCCTTCGGTTTCACTTGCTATGAGTCTTGGAAATATTGGAGAAAAGGCTGAGTATGTTTTGAATAGAATCAAATATATACTTCCTTCGGGTATCGAGGCTGAAGTCAACAACAGCGTGGACGAGACTTACATTATACGATTGAAGAAGATGATACCTCGGTTATCTTGTTTGATGGATACTAGTTTAGGAATAAGAAATTGGGTTCCTCATATTTATGTTAACAAGAATGATTGGATCAGTTACTTTTATATTCTATCCCATGGAACAAAAGAGGAGGTCGCCGATGTGGAAAAATTGGATCCTACAATTGAGCAAAATGAAGCCAAGTTGTTTGTTGTCTCAATGGAAGACCAGAAGTTTCTCGAGGCTCATGGCCTGAAGCAATGGTGGTCAAATGATAGTAATGTAGAGCTTAAGCATGGTAACCACAATAACAAACTCATAAGCATGCAACTTAAATCTTTGAACGCTAGTACACCTTCTCAGGTAGTACTTTTCTATTATCCACGCTATGTTTCATTACCTACTAGTTGCATAAATATTAGAGAAGCTTCGGATTATGTTTGGATCAGTATACTTAAATGCATGCCACGTCATATAAGTGGTAAAGCTCAAATCAACAATGATGGAGATGTGAGTTCAGGTATAGGTTTGGTGAGTTGGAATTGGATACCCTCATTATCTGGCTTGAAGAATACCGGTTATTGGGTGTGCAAATGGATTCCTCGCATGTATGTTGGTGCCGAAGAGAAGATGGTTGGAAAGGAGAATATGGATCCCGAAGACGGCCAAGTTACTCCAAAATTGCTTATTTTCTCGAAGCTCTAA